From Homalodisca vitripennis isolate AUS2020 chromosome 1, UT_GWSS_2.1, whole genome shotgun sequence, the proteins below share one genomic window:
- the LOC124352719 gene encoding LOW QUALITY PROTEIN: UDP-glycosyltransferase UGT5-like (The sequence of the model RefSeq protein was modified relative to this genomic sequence to represent the inferred CDS: deleted 1 base in 1 codon) has translation MYSFLVFGCFLGSALSANILAVFPHPGKSHFDVFEPLVLELAARGHQMTVMSFYPQKPPVANYTDISLVGTSPLRLNRVKIGGGDDTVPDTFSVSNVGLHLCSKIFKSKPVLDLLESDARFDLIILEMFDSDCFLGLVHKYKVPHIGFNSAKTSPDQDRTVGTPNYPAYVSHINLPFTNRMGLFHRVINVAYTLMLAVERFFVLLWEQRGFYQLMGEGVPPLEQLVHNASLILVNTHFSLLGSRPLVPAHIEVGGIHIKPVKPLSKDLNNFLNESPEGAIIFSMGSVLKSSSFPVNKRQAIMEAFAELPVRVVMKWENESLPGKPDNVMISNWLPQRDVLAHPKIRAFMGHGGLLSTGEAITSGVPMVLIPMFGDQGNNVAHLTSLGAAVKLDYDYISKETVLEALRAVLFDSSYREKAKDLSERFTDRPMSPLDTAVYWTEYVLRHKGARHLRSPAVDMPWYQLWLLDVAVVLLVCLAGLLLVMYWLARRYNLKIPHFLQLGSSRKKIQ, from the exons ATGTATTCCTTCCTAGTTTTCGGTTGCTTCTTGGGTTCCGCTCTGTCTGCGAATATCCTCGCCGTGTTCCCCCATCCCGGCAAGAGCCACTTCGATGTCTTCGAGCCTCTCGTCCTGGAGCTGGCCGCCAGAGGACATCAAATGACCGTCATGAGTTTCTACCCCCAGAAG CCCCCGGTGGCCAACTACACCGACATCAGTTTGGTGGGGACCTCCCCCTTGAGGCTGAACAGGGTTAAGATCGGAGGAGGGGATGATACGGTGCCAGACACCTTCTCTGTGTCCAACGTCGGCCTTCACCTGTGTTCTAAGATCTTTAAGTCTAAACCTGTCCTCGATCTGCTGGAGTCGGACGCCCGCTTTGATCTGAtcattttagaaatgtttgaCTCGGACTGTTTCCTTGGCCTCGTGCATAAGTACAAAGTGCCCCATATAGGGTTCAACTCCGCCAAGACGAGCCCGGATCAGGACAGGACTGTCGGGACGCCGAATTATCCCGCGTACGTGTCCCACATCAACCTGCCATTTACTAACCGCATGGGCCTCTTCCACAGAGTGATCAATGTCGCCTACACACTCATGCTTGCTGTTGAGAGGTTCTTCGTGCTCCTGTGGGAACAAAGAGGGTTCTATCAGTTGATGGGTGAGGGGGTTCCGCCCCTGGAACAGTTGGTACACAACGCTAGTTTAATACTCGTCAACACTCACTTCTCACTGCTGGGGAGCCGCCCTCTTGTTCCCGCGCACATCGAGGTTGGAGGGATACACATCAAACCCGTCAAACCTCTCAGTAAG GACTTGAACAACTTTCTAAACGAGTCACCGGAAGGGGCCATCATCTTTTCCATGGGATCGGTGCTAAAGTCATCTTCATTTCCGGTGAACAAAAGACAGGCCATCATGGAGGCTTTCGCCGAGTTGCCGGTCCGTGTTGTCATGAAGTGGGAGAACGAAAGTCTGCCCGGCAAACCTGACAACGTGATGATCAGCAACTGGTTGCCTCAGCGGGACGTGCTGG CCCACCCCAAAATAAGGGCGTTCATGGGACACGGTGGGTTGCTGTCGACCGGGGAGGCGATAACCTCCGGGGTCCCCATGGTGCTCATCCCCATGTTCGGGGACCAGGGGAACAACGTGGCCCATCTGACTTCTCTGGGAGCCGCCGTCAAGCTGGATTATGACTACATCTCCAAGGAGACGGTGTTGGAGGCGCTCCGAGCTGTCTTATTCGATTCCAG TTATCGAGAGAAGGCCAAAGATTTGTCAGAACGGTTCACGGACAGGCCAATGTCTCCACTGGACACGGCGGTCTACTGGACTGAGTATGTCCTGAGGCACAAAGGTGCCCGCCATCTTCGCTCACCAG CTGTGGATATGCCGTGGTACCAGCTTTGGCTGCTAGATGTCGCTGTGGTGCTGTTGGTCTGTCTCGCTGGTCTCCTGCTAGTGATGTACTGGCTTGCTCGACGTTATAACTTGAAAATTCCACACTTTCTTCAACTTGGCTCATCGAGGAAGAAGATACAGTAA